The sequence below is a genomic window from Rhodothermales bacterium.
CCCGGACACGCGACCGGTGTTCGTGAGCAGCGACGTGATCGACAGCCGGTACAGCGCCATCCACTGGGTGGGCAATACGAGCGACGGGTATTCCTTCGACGTCACGGGCCGGCTTCAGAAACAGTTCGGCGACCACTGGTACGCGAGCTTCTCGTACACCTACGGCGATGCCTTCGCCGTGAACGACGGCACGTCCTCCCAGCTCAACTCGCTCTGGCGCTTCGTCGAGAACGTCGATACGGCGAACGATCCGGGGATGGCGCGTTCGGACTTCTCCCTGGGCTCGCGCGTGCTCGCCCTCGTTTCCTACCGGAAGGAATTCCTGAACAACCTGGCCACCACGTTTTCGCTCTACTACGCGGGAGAGTCCGGCCGGCCGTTCTCGTATTCCATCGGCAACAGCTCCCGGCTCGTGAACGAAGGCGGCCGCAACTCGTCCCTCTTCTTCATTCCCGAGAGCGCGAGCGACCTCGTCTTCACCGACTACGACGGCCTCACGCCGGCGCAGCAGGCGTCGCAGCTCGAGACCTTCATCAACAACAACGACTACCTGAGCAGCCATCGCGGCGAATATGCCGACCGCAACGGCGATCGCACGCCGTTCGAATCGATCCTCGACCTCAAGATCGCGCAGGAGTTGTTCGGCAACGTCGCCGGCCGGCGCCAGAAGGTCGAGGTGACGCTGGATATCTTCAACCTCACCAACCTGCTGAACAAGGATTGGGGCCGGCGTTACCTGATCCCGTCGGACGATCGCGGCGACGTCGGGCGGTTTGCGGTGGTTCGGTTCGAGCGGTTCCAGGATGCGGCCAACGGCGACTACACGCCGGTGTACACCTTCCGGAACGGCGACATCACGGATCAGAGCGATCTGTTCAATACCGAGTTGAACGACATCGGGACCTACAGCTCGCGCTGGCAGATTCAGTTCGGCGTCCGCTATACGTTCTGATCGGCGCGAACGACCTTCGCTGAGAACGATGGGAGCCCCGTGGCGGGTGGCGCGTTTACTGCGTCACCCGCCTCGCGGCGCCCCGGAACCCGACCGGCGCGGGGCCGGCTGCTTCACACATTTCGTGGCGTACCACGCTGCGGTTGATGACCGGTTCGGCGACGAAAATCGGTTAAGGGACGCAAAATCCCCCCAAGAATGTCCGATCTATAGCGTATTTACGGGATAGCGCGCCCTTAAAGTATGTGTTATACTTTGCATTGTGATCTATCGGAAACCGGGAGCCTATCTATTATCCCGGGCAGATTCACACCGGGAAGAGATCTCTAGGGGTAGGGTCTCTTCCCATTTTTTTTGTGGCTACTTCACCAGAACGAGCGACCGGCTGTGCGTGCCGCTCCGCGATTGCAGGCGGTAGACGTAGACGCCTCCCGGCAGATCGCCGGCATCGAAGGTGACATCGTAGCGGCCGGCCGGCTGGGTCTGGTCGACGAGCACGCGGACCTCCCTGCCGAGCATGTCGTAGATCGCGAGCCGGACGTGGTCCTGCACGGGCAGGTCGTAGGCGATCCGGGTGGTGGGGTTGAAGGGATTCGGGTAATTGCGATGGAGGGCATAGCGCTGCGGCGCAAGCCGGTCCACGGAAATGACCTGCGAGTAGGTAAAGGCGCCGTCGAAATCGATCTGCTTGAGGCGATACCACAGAACGGACGCCGATGCCGGGGTCTGACGGTCCTCGTACGCGTAGGTCTGCCGCTCCGCGGTGGTGCCGTGGCCTTCGAGGTATCCGATCTGCGCGAAGGTCGACCCGTCGAGCGAGCGCTCGATGGCGAAGCCGGCGTTGTTGGTTTCCGATGCCGTCGCCCAGGTCAGCCGCACCGCACCGGAATCCGGCATGGCCTCGAACCGGGTGAGGGTGACAGGCAGGACGGCATTGTCGACAAAAAAGAGCCGGCTCGGATCGACGATGCGGTACGTCACATGCGGCGAGGACCAGTAGAGGGCGATTTCGGCGCGATCCGTCGTTTCGAGCAGCTCGACCTTGATCGGATAGATGTAGTCGGCCTGGAGGGCCTTGCTGCCCGATGCGAACGAGAAGCCGCCGGCGTTCCAGGAGTCGACGACCAGCTCGTCGCCGATCCACACGCGCGCGCCGTCGTCCGCCGCGACGGTGAAGGTGTAGTTCTCGCTGTGTTCGGGCTGGATGTAGCCCGTCCAGCGGACCGAAAAGTTGTCTTCGGTGAGCCGGTCGATCGGGATGCCGAGCCCCCAGTTGTAGGCGATCTGGGGCTCCATGCGCACTTCGGGCGTGCCGCTGAAGTTTATCCCCTTGAAATACTCCGCCTTGAGGCCGGCGACCGCGTTGCCCGGTACGGGCAGCACGACGATCGGGAAGCCGGTGCGGTCCTGCACTCCGTCGCTGGTCGTGACCGTCACGCTCGGGTTGTAGTAGCCGGCGGCGGCGTAGGTATGCGCGGTGGTCTTGCCCGTGCCGGTTTGCCCATCCCCGAAATCCCAGGCATAACTCACGATAGCGCCGGCGGCGCTGGTCGACGCCGAGGCGTCAAACGCGTACTTGAACGAGGTTTCGGAGGTCGGCACCGCCACAACGCGCGCGGTAGCGCTGGCGCCCGGCGTCTGGCGCTGCACCAGGGCGACCCAGTCGTCCTTGGTCACGGTCGGCGCCGGCCCGAGCGAACGGACGCCGTCGCCCTCGATTTCGGTCACGGAGCCAAAAAAGGGCGCCCCGCCGAGCCGGGGGTCGAACCATCGAACCGTGTAGGTGCCGGGATGGCCCTGCAGATCCAGCGCGACCTGCGCGTTGGCGCGACGCAGATAGACGGCATAGACCTCACCCGGTTTGGCGAATACGAGGTGATTCTCGTCGTCGGTCAGGCCCGTCTGGGGCTTCATGTCGATGAAGGGGAGGTACGTATGGAAGAAGTCGACGGCATGGCGCGTCTGCCGCCAGATCAGCTCATAGGGCCGGAAGTCCTCGGTGATATAATCGTAGTGCGTGAGCGCGTCGTCGCCGAAGAACCACTCGACGCCGGCTCCGCCGCCCATCAGGTTGCCCCATAGGACCTCCTGGCGCACCTTGTCGACGTTGTAATCCTCGCCCCAGGGCCGGATGCCCTTTTTCCAGCCGCAGCACTCGTCCATCATGATGACCCACGGCTTGCCCGCGGCGACGGCGTTGTTGTACCACAGCCGGGTATTGTTGTACACCTTCAGGTCGCCGGCGTAGGCGCCGCCTTCGTGGATCTGGAAGGAGATGCCGGAAAACGTGGGGTAGCCCAGGAGGGGGCCGTAGATGCTTTCGTAATTGACCGTGCCCGGAAACGAGTGCGCCATGACGGGGTGATCGTAGGCGTCGAGTCCGTCGATGAAATCGATGTACGCCTTGCGCTGCGCGTCGGTGTTGCGCCCGTCGAGCAACTCTTCCCCGATATTCCAGATCACGCCGGGATGATAGCCGAAACGCGCCACCATCTCGCGGTAATACAGTTTTCGCTCGCGGCCGAGGTCGCCGTCGTTCAGGAGCAGGTCGTTGTCCACTTCCTGCAGGGCGAGGTGCAGCAGCATCCCCTTGCGCTGCATGTGCGAAAAGACGATATCCCACTGAGCCAGTTTTGAGACGTCGTACCGGTCGAACACGGTCGGGTCGATCCAGGGCCATACGTCTTCATTGCCTTCGTCTTCGCTGTCCCTCAGCCCGAGGTTGACCAGGATAAAAAACGCGCCGTTCACGCCTTCCGAGGAGAGGTAATTGATCGCGCCGATCAGGCCTTTGCCTTTGCCGCCTTTCCAGACCGGATCCCCATCCTCCCAATCGCCAAGATGGGCCTCGTAGCTCTTGATGTAGCTGTCCGCCCCGAGCCCGTAGGTGCCGTCGATGTCGTCATAGGCGAGGAGGTTTTCCGGGCTGTCGGTGCCGGCCTTGAGAAACCAGTCGCCGTTGTCGAAGCGCAGATACGGGGCGCCGACATAACGCAGCATGCCGCGCCCCCTGAAATCGGGCGCCGACTTGTCGGTTTCGCCGATAAAAAACGAGCCGGCGAGCCCGTTGCCCGTGACCGGCGAGCCGGCGGAGGCATCGTCCGCCACGGCGATATCGGGGCCGGTGACGAAGGACACGGTGTACGTCCAGACGCCCGTGAGCGGGGGGGAGAAGTGGGCGAGCCAGGCGGTGCCGGCGGTTGCGCTCGTTTCGCCGGCGTCGCCGTCGGCGGCGAAATAGCCGGGCACGACGTATTTTGTGGCGCCCTGCTGGAAGGTGACATCGACCCGGTAATCGGAAAACGGGTTGAGCGCACCCTCTTCACTGGCCTGCGGGCCGTCTATGCGAAGGGTGACGGGATGCCATCGTTTCATCTCGCCCGTGAGGGTGGCGGCTGATTGCTGGGCCCGGGCGAAACGAGGGGATGCGCTACCGGCGCCGATGAGTACAAACAGGAACAGGCAGGCGCAGCAGCGGAGGAAGTCGAGGGCGCGACGCGGCGCGGCGGGCAAGACCATGCAGGGTTCGATCTGGGGATTGGGGATGCGTTGCAGTGGCAACCGGGAAGGATCGTGTATCGATGGGTCTCGTCAGCCTACAACATAGGCTTTCCGTCCCGCGGGGGCTCGCGCGAGACGGCGCTTCGCGACCAGGAGTTATGGCGCAAAAACGGGTAGAACATACGACGATGGCAGCGAACTGGTTCATTGCCTGGCCGGCGAGCCCCCTCGCCGGGTTTGAGGCGCTATTCGAGGGGGCGCCGGAGGGGATACGCCGGTTTCATCCGGCCGACCTCCACCTGACCGTCGCGTTCCTCGGGCCGGTGGGTGAGGCGCGCGCCCTCGCCGCCTGGGAGGTGGCTTGCGCCGCGCCGGCGTCGCCGGTGACCATCCGGCTGGGGCCCCTCGAACCCTTCGGCCCGCGCCGGCATCCGTCGGCCTATGCCTTCGAGGTGCAGACGGGGAGGCGGGCGCTGGTGGAATGGATGCGCCGGCATCAGGCGGCTATCGTGGATGCGGCGGGCGCCCCGCCGGCGATCCATGAACCCCGTCCGCACCTCACCATCGCGCGGCCGCCACGGCAGGCCGACGCGTCGGTCCGCGCCCGGATCGAGGCCTGGGCCCGGCAGGTCCGTCCGCCGGCCGAACCGATGGTGCTAGACCGCATCGCCCTGTATACATGGGCAGCGGACCGGTCGGTCCGGCTTTTTCAGGAAATGCGGTCGCGCGATCTGCGTGCCGGCTGATGGATAGCGCCGGGTGGATGGGGCGTCGCGCGGTTGCATTTCCTTCCGTATATTGCCGGAAATCGCTCTGCTTTCCGACCCACAAGACACCCCATGCCCACCGTCTGTCGCCGGATACTGGCTTTTGTGCTGGTGCTGTGTTGCGCGCGCGCCGGCATGGCGCAGCAGGAAGAATCGCCGATCCAGGTGTTCGGCTACTTCCAGAATGTCTTCCAGCACGAGGCCTACGAAAAGGCCCCCGACAACAACACGTTCGCCGCGCAGCAGCTCAACCTGTTTTTCCAGAAAGACCTCGCGCCGCGCTTCAGAGCCTTCCTCAGTTTCGAGTTTCTGAACAACTTCTCCTCGAGCGAAAACTGGGGGGCGGCGAACCTCAAGGAAGCCTGGGTGCGCTACGAGGCCGGCGCGCGCTTCAAGATCAAGCTGGGCCTGCAGACGCCCGTCTTCAACCACCTCAACGAGATCAAGACGCGGACGCCCTTGCTGCCCTACATCGTGCGGCCGATTGTCTATGAGACATCGCTCGAAGATGCCATCCGGCTGGATGAGTACGTCCCGGAGCGCGGCTTTCTGCAACTCTACGGCACGCTGCCGCTCGGCGGCCGGCATGCGTTCGACTATGCCGCCTACCTGGGCAACAGCCCGAACATCCGGTCGAATCGCGCGCTCGGCCAGACCGGCGTCGATACCACGACCAACGTGATGGCGGGTGGACGCCTCGGGCTCCGCCTTCGGCTCGGCGGCCCCGAGATCAAGGTGGGCGCTTCGGTCGCCAACGATCGCGTGAACTACTTCCGCGGCGCCGGCACGCTGATCGGCATCAAGGACGACCAGCTGCCCGATTACGACAAGGCCCTGACGATGGTGCCGCGTACCCGGCTGGGGGGCGACCTGGCGGTGTACCTGGGCCGGTATTACCTGGAGACAGAGGGGATCTTCGCCTTCTTCAGCATCGACCGGGACGTGCTCGATCTGAACCGCATGTTCGGCTACGCGACCCTCGGATTCCTGGCCACGGAGCGTCTGGAGCTGTATGTGAGTTACTGGCGGACGGATGAAGACGCCTTGCTGGTGGATCTGCCCACCACGCCGCGCAATTCGCTCGTGCAGCGCGCGACGCTGGACATCCCCACGGCCGGCGCCAAGTTCGCCCTCAACGACCGCGTCATCGCCAAGGCGCAGGTGGCATTCGTGGATCTCCACCATGCCGAAACGCTCGATACCCAGGGATTCGCCGGGCCGACGACGTCGCTCGAGGATCAGCGCTTCACCGTCTTCGCGCTGGGCGTATCCGTGTTTTTCTGATGGCGACCCGCATCCCATATCGTCCCAACGTCGCGTGGCTCGCGCTGGTGGCCGCGGTGCTCCTGGGCGCTGTGGTCCGGCCGGCGAC
It includes:
- a CDS encoding 2'-5' RNA ligase family protein encodes the protein MAANWFIAWPASPLAGFEALFEGAPEGIRRFHPADLHLTVAFLGPVGEARALAAWEVACAAPASPVTIRLGPLEPFGPRRHPSAYAFEVQTGRRALVEWMRRHQAAIVDAAGAPPAIHEPRPHLTIARPPRQADASVRARIEAWARQVRPPAEPMVLDRIALYTWAADRSVRLFQEMRSRDLRAG
- a CDS encoding PA14 domain-containing protein; this encodes MVLPAAPRRALDFLRCCACLFLFVLIGAGSASPRFARAQQSAATLTGEMKRWHPVTLRIDGPQASEEGALNPFSDYRVDVTFQQGATKYVVPGYFAADGDAGETSATAGTAWLAHFSPPLTGVWTYTVSFVTGPDIAVADDASAGSPVTGNGLAGSFFIGETDKSAPDFRGRGMLRYVGAPYLRFDNGDWFLKAGTDSPENLLAYDDIDGTYGLGADSYIKSYEAHLGDWEDGDPVWKGGKGKGLIGAINYLSSEGVNGAFFILVNLGLRDSEDEGNEDVWPWIDPTVFDRYDVSKLAQWDIVFSHMQRKGMLLHLALQEVDNDLLLNDGDLGRERKLYYREMVARFGYHPGVIWNIGEELLDGRNTDAQRKAYIDFIDGLDAYDHPVMAHSFPGTVNYESIYGPLLGYPTFSGISFQIHEGGAYAGDLKVYNNTRLWYNNAVAAGKPWVIMMDECCGWKKGIRPWGEDYNVDKVRQEVLWGNLMGGGAGVEWFFGDDALTHYDYITEDFRPYELIWRQTRHAVDFFHTYLPFIDMKPQTGLTDDENHLVFAKPGEVYAVYLRRANAQVALDLQGHPGTYTVRWFDPRLGGAPFFGSVTEIEGDGVRSLGPAPTVTKDDWVALVQRQTPGASATARVVAVPTSETSFKYAFDASASTSAAGAIVSYAWDFGDGQTGTGKTTAHTYAAAGYYNPSVTVTTSDGVQDRTGFPIVVLPVPGNAVAGLKAEYFKGINFSGTPEVRMEPQIAYNWGLGIPIDRLTEDNFSVRWTGYIQPEHSENYTFTVAADDGARVWIGDELVVDSWNAGGFSFASGSKALQADYIYPIKVELLETTDRAEIALYWSSPHVTYRIVDPSRLFFVDNAVLPVTLTRFEAMPDSGAVRLTWATASETNNAGFAIERSLDGSTFAQIGYLEGHGTTAERQTYAYEDRQTPASASVLWYRLKQIDFDGAFTYSQVISVDRLAPQRYALHRNYPNPFNPTTRIAYDLPVQDHVRLAIYDMLGREVRVLVDQTQPAGRYDVTFDAGDLPGGVYVYRLQSRSGTHSRSLVLVK